The Pseudarthrobacter sp. NS4 genome includes a window with the following:
- the hrcA gene encoding heat-inducible transcriptional repressor HrcA yields the protein MSEPRKLEVLRAIVEDYVHSREPVGSKALVERHHLSVSSATIRNDMAALEDEGLIMAPHTSAGRIPTDKGYRLFVDQISAVKPLSQAERRAIQSLLEGSDNLDDVLDRTVRLLSQLTNQVAVVQYPHLSRALIRHIEFVLLAPRKVLVVLIVNSGKVEQRVIDVGQDLGDDALAGLRSRFLGSLAGTPLSQLAQALPAVVSAVSPGRRQAAQALAHGLEGLAQNSREDRMVMAGTANLARSNVDFPLSIGPVLEALEEQVVMLRLLSEMAQDPRGVAVSIGRENPYDGLAEASVVATGYGPDSAAKIGVLGPTRMDYPTTMAAVRAVARYLSRILGP from the coding sequence GTGAGCGAGCCACGCAAGCTGGAAGTACTGCGGGCCATCGTGGAGGACTACGTCCACTCCCGTGAGCCGGTCGGTTCCAAAGCCCTGGTCGAACGGCATCATCTCTCGGTGTCCAGTGCGACCATCCGCAACGATATGGCGGCTCTGGAGGATGAGGGCCTGATCATGGCGCCGCACACCAGTGCGGGCCGGATTCCCACCGATAAGGGCTACCGCCTGTTTGTCGATCAGATTTCTGCCGTCAAGCCCCTGTCCCAGGCGGAGCGACGCGCCATCCAGTCGTTGCTCGAAGGCTCGGATAACCTTGACGATGTCCTGGACCGCACGGTCCGCCTGCTGTCACAACTGACCAACCAGGTGGCTGTGGTCCAGTATCCGCACCTGAGCCGTGCCCTGATCCGACACATCGAATTCGTCCTGCTTGCACCGCGCAAGGTCCTGGTGGTCCTGATTGTCAACAGCGGCAAGGTGGAGCAGCGCGTCATCGACGTCGGTCAGGATCTGGGAGACGACGCACTGGCCGGCCTGCGGAGCCGGTTCCTTGGTTCCCTCGCGGGGACACCCCTAAGCCAGCTGGCCCAGGCCCTTCCCGCCGTCGTCTCCGCGGTAAGCCCGGGCCGGCGCCAGGCGGCCCAGGCACTGGCCCATGGGCTGGAGGGCCTGGCCCAAAACAGCCGCGAGGACCGGATGGTCATGGCAGGCACGGCGAACCTCGCACGGTCCAACGTGGATTTCCCGCTCAGCATCGGCCCGGTGCTGGAAGCCCTCGAAGAGCAGGTGGTGATGCTGCGCCTGCTGAGCGAGATGGCGCAGGACCCCCGCGGAGTGGCAGTAAGCATCGGCAGGGAGAACCCCTACGACGGCCTCGCCGAGGCGTCGGTGGTGGCCACGGGATACGGCCCGGACAGTGCAGCAAAGATTGGCGTGCTGGGCCCGACGCGCATGGACTATCCCACCACCATGGCCGCCGTCAGGGCTGTTGCCCGTTACCTTTCCCGGATCCTGGGACCCTGA
- a CDS encoding DUF3097 domain-containing protein produces the protein MDYQNWGPRDMSAPVRTQLSEVPVERGMVLEDVQSGWVGAVIRVEKSGGMHVVVLEDRRGKSRTFRLGFGFLLEGRAIRLMPPAARPAASGPAAGRTASGSVRVAGQRAQVAKASRIWVEGKHDAELVEKVWGDDLRVEGIVVEPLHGIDDLAGAVADFRPGPGRRLGVLVDHLVPDSKESRIADAVMASPGAAGNVLIVGHPYVDVWQAIRPAVLGIEQWPVVPRGQDWKTGILAAFGWPHSTKEDIGLGWQKLLGAVRSYADLEASLLGRVEEVIDFLTVP, from the coding sequence ATGGATTACCAGAACTGGGGGCCCCGGGACATGTCCGCTCCCGTCCGTACCCAATTGTCCGAAGTGCCGGTTGAGCGCGGAATGGTACTGGAGGATGTCCAGTCCGGCTGGGTTGGTGCAGTTATCCGGGTTGAAAAGTCCGGCGGTATGCACGTGGTGGTGCTGGAGGACCGGCGCGGCAAGTCGCGCACCTTCCGGCTGGGCTTCGGTTTCCTCCTTGAAGGCCGCGCCATCCGCCTGATGCCGCCTGCAGCGCGACCGGCAGCGTCCGGCCCCGCCGCCGGAAGAACCGCGTCAGGATCCGTGCGGGTAGCCGGGCAGCGGGCGCAGGTAGCCAAGGCCAGCCGCATCTGGGTGGAGGGCAAACACGATGCCGAACTGGTGGAAAAGGTCTGGGGAGACGACCTCCGGGTGGAGGGCATCGTCGTCGAACCCCTGCACGGAATTGACGACCTCGCCGGGGCGGTGGCGGACTTTCGGCCGGGACCGGGACGGCGCCTGGGCGTGCTCGTGGACCACCTGGTGCCGGACTCCAAGGAGTCCCGCATCGCCGATGCCGTGATGGCCTCTCCCGGTGCCGCCGGGAACGTGCTCATCGTTGGCCATCCGTACGTCGACGTCTGGCAGGCCATCCGGCCCGCTGTCCTGGGTATTGAACAATGGCCTGTTGTTCCCCGCGGGCAGGACTGGAAGACCGGAATCCTCGCAGCGTTCGGGTGGCCCCACTCCACGAAGGAAGATATTGGGCTGGGCTGGCAGAAGCTGCTGGGCGCCGTCCGGAGCTATGCAGACCTGGAAGCATCGCTGCTGGGGCGGGTTGAGGAAGTGATTGACTTCCTCACTGTTCCCTGA
- a CDS encoding DUF4870 domain-containing protein, which produces MAENARDHRDSQGGTGRSEYHGVPANALPLTASEDRQWATLAHFGGILGCVPALLIFLIFRDRGPFTAQESKEALNFSLPPTIAAVVANILVFIPVIGNIFAVIATLIWIALTCFSVAAGIHVNRGQPHRYPYNLRWIK; this is translated from the coding sequence GTGGCAGAAAACGCACGTGATCACAGGGACAGCCAGGGTGGCACAGGCCGCTCCGAATACCACGGTGTCCCGGCGAATGCGCTGCCCCTGACGGCCAGCGAAGACCGGCAGTGGGCCACGCTGGCCCACTTTGGCGGGATCCTCGGCTGTGTACCTGCACTCCTGATCTTCCTGATTTTCCGGGACCGCGGGCCGTTTACCGCCCAGGAGTCCAAGGAAGCCCTGAATTTCAGCCTTCCGCCCACCATCGCGGCCGTGGTGGCGAACATCCTGGTTTTCATCCCGGTGATCGGCAACATCTTTGCCGTCATCGCGACGTTGATCTGGATTGCCTTGACCTGTTTCTCGGTGGCGGCCGGCATTCACGTAAACCGTGGCCAGCCGCACCGCTATCCGTACAACCTGCGCTGGATCAAATAG
- the hemW gene encoding radical SAM family heme chaperone HemW, which translates to MPSTLPLGDPAPSDGLLPAQAAVGSADRAFGLYVHIPFCAVRCGYCDFNTYTATELGGGASQDAYARTAVSEVALAAEVLAGSGLPARKLSTVFFGGGTPTLLPAEDLALILRAAVGQWGIEDGAEVTTEANPDSVTPESLAILKEAGFTRVSFGMQSAVPHVLKVLDRTHTPSRVPQVVQWAREAGLVVSLDLIYGTPGESLDDWRHSLQTALSYGPDHISAYALIVEEGTKLAAQMRRGEVPGIDDDDHADKYELADQLITEAGLSWYEVSNWARTPEQACRHNLAYWRGDDWWGIGPGAHSHVGGVRWWNVKHPTAYANRLAQGDSPAAGRETLDPETRNIERIMLEARLQAGLEVATLSTAGRHEIAGLIADGLVDPTAAFRGKLVLTLKGRLLADAVVRRILPD; encoded by the coding sequence ATGCCTAGCACTCTTCCGCTCGGCGACCCGGCGCCGTCGGACGGCCTGCTGCCCGCCCAGGCAGCGGTCGGTTCGGCGGACCGGGCGTTCGGCCTGTACGTCCACATTCCGTTCTGCGCCGTCCGCTGCGGCTATTGCGATTTCAATACGTACACCGCCACCGAACTTGGTGGCGGGGCGTCCCAGGATGCCTATGCCCGGACGGCGGTGTCCGAAGTGGCGTTGGCGGCCGAGGTGCTGGCCGGGTCCGGACTCCCTGCCCGGAAGCTCAGCACCGTCTTCTTCGGCGGCGGCACTCCTACCCTGCTTCCCGCGGAGGACCTTGCCCTGATCCTTCGGGCTGCCGTAGGTCAGTGGGGGATCGAGGACGGGGCCGAGGTCACCACCGAGGCAAACCCGGATTCGGTAACTCCTGAATCCCTTGCCATCCTCAAGGAGGCCGGGTTCACCCGGGTCTCGTTCGGCATGCAGTCCGCGGTTCCGCACGTGCTGAAGGTCCTCGACCGGACGCATACACCCAGCAGGGTTCCGCAGGTGGTGCAGTGGGCGCGGGAGGCCGGACTCGTCGTCAGCCTGGACCTGATCTACGGAACGCCCGGTGAATCCCTCGATGACTGGCGGCACTCGCTGCAGACCGCCCTGTCCTACGGGCCCGACCACATCAGCGCCTACGCGCTGATCGTCGAGGAAGGCACCAAGCTCGCCGCCCAGATGCGCCGTGGTGAAGTCCCGGGTATCGACGACGACGACCACGCCGACAAGTATGAACTCGCCGACCAGCTGATCACGGAAGCCGGCCTCAGCTGGTATGAGGTCAGCAACTGGGCCCGCACCCCGGAGCAGGCGTGCCGCCACAACCTTGCCTACTGGCGCGGCGATGACTGGTGGGGGATTGGACCCGGCGCGCATTCACACGTGGGCGGCGTCCGCTGGTGGAACGTCAAGCACCCCACGGCCTACGCGAACCGGCTCGCCCAGGGCGACTCACCCGCGGCCGGCAGGGAAACCCTGGACCCGGAAACCCGCAACATCGAGCGCATTATGCTTGAGGCCCGGCTCCAGGCAGGCCTTGAAGTGGCCACCCTAAGCACTGCCGGACGGCACGAAATCGCAGGCCTGATTGCGGACGGCCTGGTGGACCCCACTGCGGCGTTCCGGGGGAAACTGGTCCTCACCCTCAAAGGGCGGCTGCTGGCTGACGCTGTGGTACGCCGGATCCTGCCGGACTAA
- the lepA gene encoding translation elongation factor 4, giving the protein MSPMARTAPVPAATDPALIRNFCIIAHIDHGKSTLADRMLQFTGVVQSRDMKAQYLDRMDIERERGITIKSQAVRMPWELDGTSYALNMIDTPGHVDFTYEVSRSLAACEGAILLVDAAQGIEAQTLANLYLAMENNLTIIPVLNKIDLPAAQPEKYAAELASLIGGDPEDVLRVSGKTGMGVEVLLDKIVRDLPAPTGNADAPARAMIFDSVYDTYRGVVTYVRVVDGMLHPRERIQMMSTRATHELLEIGVSSPEPTPSKGLGVGEVGYLITGVKDVRLSKVGDTVTNLAKPAADSLPGYADAKPMVFSGLYPLDGTDYPVLRDALEKLMLNDAALVYEPETSAALGFGFRVGFLGLLHLEITRERLEREYNLDLISTAPNVEYEVTLEDKKVVHVTNPSEYPSGKISEVREPMVSATILAPNEFVGAIMELCQSRRGVMGGMDYLSEDRVEIRYRLPLAEIVFDFFDILKSKTRGYGSLDWKADGDQVADLVKVDIMLQGEQVDAFSAITHRDKAYSYGVMMTTKLRELIPRQQFEVPIQAAIGSRIIARESIRAIRKDVLAKCYGGDISRKRKLLEKQKEGKKRMKMVGRVEVPQEAFIAALTTDESKDKAKK; this is encoded by the coding sequence GTGTCTCCCATGGCCCGCACCGCCCCGGTGCCCGCCGCGACAGATCCGGCCCTCATTCGGAACTTCTGCATCATCGCGCACATTGACCACGGCAAGTCCACCCTGGCGGACCGCATGCTGCAGTTCACCGGCGTGGTGCAATCCCGCGATATGAAGGCCCAGTACCTGGATCGCATGGACATCGAACGCGAGCGCGGCATCACCATCAAGTCCCAGGCGGTCCGTATGCCCTGGGAACTCGACGGCACCAGTTACGCATTGAACATGATCGACACCCCCGGCCACGTGGACTTCACGTATGAGGTTTCCCGCTCGCTGGCCGCCTGTGAAGGGGCGATCCTCCTCGTCGACGCCGCACAGGGCATCGAGGCCCAGACCCTCGCGAACCTCTACCTGGCGATGGAAAACAACCTCACCATTATTCCGGTGCTGAACAAGATCGACCTCCCGGCAGCGCAGCCCGAGAAGTATGCCGCCGAACTGGCCAGCCTGATCGGCGGTGATCCGGAGGACGTGCTCCGCGTCTCGGGGAAGACCGGAATGGGCGTTGAAGTCCTGCTGGACAAAATCGTCCGCGACCTGCCGGCACCCACGGGCAATGCCGATGCTCCTGCCCGTGCCATGATCTTCGACTCCGTCTATGACACCTACCGGGGCGTGGTTACCTATGTCCGCGTGGTGGATGGAATGCTGCACCCGCGCGAACGCATCCAGATGATGTCCACCCGGGCCACCCATGAACTCCTCGAGATTGGGGTGAGCTCCCCGGAGCCCACCCCTTCCAAGGGACTGGGCGTCGGCGAAGTGGGGTACCTCATCACCGGGGTGAAGGACGTCCGCCTGTCCAAGGTCGGCGACACCGTCACCAACCTTGCCAAGCCCGCCGCTGATTCGCTGCCCGGGTACGCCGATGCCAAGCCGATGGTCTTCTCCGGCCTGTATCCGTTGGACGGCACGGATTACCCGGTGCTGCGCGATGCGCTCGAGAAGCTGATGCTCAACGACGCCGCCCTTGTCTATGAGCCGGAAACCTCCGCCGCGCTGGGCTTCGGCTTCCGCGTGGGCTTCCTTGGCCTGCTCCACCTCGAAATCACCCGCGAGCGGCTCGAGCGCGAATACAACCTGGACCTGATTTCCACCGCCCCCAACGTGGAATATGAGGTAACGCTGGAGGACAAGAAAGTGGTCCACGTGACCAACCCCAGCGAATACCCCTCCGGCAAGATCTCCGAGGTCCGTGAACCGATGGTGTCCGCCACCATCCTGGCTCCGAATGAATTCGTCGGCGCCATCATGGAGCTGTGCCAGAGCAGGCGCGGCGTTATGGGCGGCATGGACTACCTGTCCGAGGACCGGGTGGAAATCCGGTACCGCCTGCCGCTGGCCGAGATCGTCTTCGACTTCTTCGACATCCTCAAGTCCAAGACCCGCGGCTACGGTTCGCTGGACTGGAAGGCCGACGGCGACCAGGTGGCCGACCTGGTGAAGGTGGACATCATGCTCCAGGGTGAGCAGGTGGATGCCTTCTCCGCCATCACACACCGCGACAAGGCCTACTCCTACGGCGTCATGATGACCACCAAGCTGCGCGAGCTCATTCCCCGCCAGCAGTTCGAGGTGCCCATCCAGGCGGCCATCGGCTCAAGGATCATCGCCCGCGAAAGCATCCGCGCCATCCGCAAGGACGTGCTGGCCAAGTGCTACGGCGGTGACATCTCGCGTAAGCGCAAACTGCTGGAAAAGCAGAAGGAAGGCAAGAAGCGGATGAAGATGGTGGGCCGCGTTGAGGTCCCCCAGGAAGCCTTCATCGCCGCGCTGACCACAGACGAGTCCAAGGACAAGGCCAAGAAGTAG